One window from the genome of Drosophila albomicans strain 15112-1751.03 chromosome 2L, ASM965048v2, whole genome shotgun sequence encodes:
- the LOC117563337 gene encoding ribonuclease P protein subunit p30: protein MEETQAFYDFCIPHNKDDKIMRATLAELVDLGYKTIAIDQTFDHSKKEAAKRGTEIFPEPQSIQHLRKEFDSKLKILQRITIVYLDVNVAHAMSVSMNLRKFNLIAGQPKTDAALTHCCTSFNGDIITFDSLAGSRLLVNRKAYQIAIRRGIFFELKYSPAITDSNYRKDMIKVAQNYCTKGKSKNIIFSSGAANEFQVRSPCDVANLAFIFGLSEDQGKNAVNRFCRQLFLRAESRRLGKTIMFVKGNGPIVFSDSSSDDNESAAEDDEMDSMETGDAEIEDLQNEEESENSQDRDRKRIKLA, encoded by the exons atggaGGAAACCCAAGCTTTTTACGACTTTTGCATACCGCACAATAAAGATGACAAGATTATGCGAGCTACGTTAGCGGAATTAGTTGACCTTGGCTACAAGACAATAGCCATCGATCAAACCTTCGATCACAGTAAAAAGGAGGCGGCAAAACGTGGAACCGAAATATTTCCTGAACCGCAAAGCATTCAACATTTGCGAAAGGAATTCGACAGCAAATTAAAGATACTGCAACGGATAACGATCGTGTACTTGGATGTTAATGTCGCGCACGCAATG AGCGTCTCGATGAATCTGCGCaagtttaatttgattgcTGGACAACCAAAGACAGATGCTGCCTTGACA CATTGTTGCACCTCGTTTAATGGCGACATTATCACATTCGATTCGTTGGCCGGCTCTCGTTTGTTAGTCAATCGCAAAGCCTATCAAATTGCCATCAGACGTGGGATATTTTTCGAGCTCAAGTATTCGCCAGCCATCACAGACTCAAACTATCGAAAGGACATGATTAAGGTGGCTCAAAACTATTGCACCAAAGGAAAGTCGAAGAACATTATCTTCAGCAGCGGCGCAGCCAACGAATTCCAAGTCAGAAGTCCTTGCGATGTTGCCAATCT TGCCTTTATTTTTGGTCTCTCGGAGGATCAAGGCAAGAATGCCGTCAATCGCTTTTGTCGTCAGCTTTTTTTACGAGCCGAATCGCGCCGTTTGGGCAAAACAATCATGTTTGTCAAAGGCAACGGACCAATTGTATTTTCGGATAGCTCTTCGGATGACAACGAAAGTGCTGCAGAGGATGATGAAATGGATAGCATGGAAACTGGGGATGCCGAAATTGAAGACTTGCAAAACGAAGAAGAAAGTGAAAACAGTCAAGATAGAGatagaaaaagaataaaactgGCGTAG
- the LOC127565248 gene encoding zinc finger protein 25-like yields MDENKTFRCDVDGCGKAFWFKAALQRHRKTHIVEPPDTPVVTWGCSDCPKFFCNVESLRRHFKTTHGNVVLYPCDFEGCNQMFQRKDNLVRHARSHKDGKNCCDICGRSFARKDALTRHKKVHTKKKNVKIERN; encoded by the exons ATGGATGAGAATAAGACTTTTAGATGCGACGTGGATGGATGCGGCAAAGCGTTCTGGTTCAAAGCCGCATTACAACGCCATCGGAAAACGCACATCGTTGAGCCACCCGATACCCCAGTTGTGACTTGGGGTTGCAGTGATTGTCCTAAATTCTTTTGCAATGTGGAATCGTTGCGACGACATTTCAA AACAACACACGGCAATGTTGTCCTCTATCCTTGCGATTTCGAGGGATGCAATCAAATGTTTCAGCGCAAGGACAATCTAGTTCGACACGCAAGGTCGCACAAGGATGGCAAGAACTGTTGTGACATTTGCGGCAGATCCTTCGCTCGCAAGGATGCCCTAACAAGGCATAAGAA AGTTCatactaaaaagaaaaatgttaaaatcgAAAGAAACTGA